The Parcubacteria group bacterium genome has a window encoding:
- the rplA gene encoding 50S ribosomal protein L1: MKRSKRYNGAMEKRVSEQMVLADAINFVKENAKAKFDESIEVHVRLNIDPKKGEQAVRGSVSLPHGIGKAVRVAVITESKADEAKKAGADIVGGQELIDKIKAGELPEADVLVATPDMMPKLAPVARILGPRGLMPSPKTDTVTVNVGEAVESLKKGKANFKNDNSGNIHQVIGKASFDGEKITQNYNALVDSVKACRTEAHKGQFITSISMCSTMGPSVKVQ; this comes from the coding sequence ATGAAAAGAAGCAAGAGATACAATGGTGCAATGGAGAAACGTGTTAGCGAGCAAATGGTATTGGCAGATGCAATAAATTTTGTCAAAGAAAATGCCAAAGCAAAGTTTGACGAATCGATCGAAGTGCATGTACGACTCAATATCGATCCCAAAAAAGGAGAGCAGGCAGTGCGCGGAAGCGTATCGTTGCCACATGGCATCGGCAAAGCCGTTCGTGTTGCTGTGATCACAGAGAGCAAGGCAGACGAGGCAAAAAAGGCGGGTGCAGATATCGTCGGAGGTCAAGAACTCATTGATAAGATCAAGGCGGGTGAATTACCGGAAGCGGATGTTCTCGTAGCAACACCGGACATGATGCCAAAGCTTGCGCCAGTCGCACGCATTCTCGGACCGCGCGGTCTCATGCCAAGTCCAAAAACGGATACCGTGACAGTGAATGTCGGCGAGGCGGTAGAATCACTCAAAAAGGGCAAGGCAAATTTCAAAAATGATAATTCCGGCAATATCCATCAGGTCATCGGCAAAGCGTCATTTGACGGAGAAAAGATCACACAAAATTATAATGCACTGGTCGACTCTGTAAAAGCGTGTCGCACAGAAGCACACAAGGGACAATTTATTACATCAATAAGCATGTGTTCCACAATGGGCCCATCCGTAAAGGTGCAGTAA
- a CDS encoding metallophosphoesterase gives MERNWVLTFVVYFAVFSLIVIVGMVSVRLITHQTDTAPTVTPSLASSSAPEELPKITPEETKQNANAQNPVPPTPTKPFSFVVLADAEDYGVPSGHNAILEHMLASGAAQKPTFAIFSGDLITMPDTLPSRITNLLALLNRHYPTYYIAFGKHDIECGNQCVDVWNKLFFHIKNPTKKDRILYHSFDHENTHFVLLSSDYPLKHGVDDAQLAWLDDDLTKTDKENIIVVSHVPPINFYKESTETCHDMTCDEARRMRLQNILAKHHVDLVLSGHEHTFDHRIVDNVVYILAGNVGNGKRYKNTLWQSSFLYITIDGPHITLKLLDENGNALQQKPIK, from the coding sequence AAGGAATTGGGTACTGACATTTGTCGTCTATTTCGCCGTTTTTAGCCTCATCGTCATTGTTGGGATGGTTTCTGTGCGTCTTATTACACATCAGACCGATACTGCTCCGACAGTGACTCCCAGTCTTGCATCATCATCCGCACCAGAAGAATTACCAAAAATTACACCCGAAGAAACAAAGCAAAATGCAAATGCCCAAAACCCTGTGCCGCCCACGCCAACAAAGCCATTTTCGTTTGTCGTCCTTGCCGATGCCGAGGATTATGGCGTCCCATCCGGACACAATGCTATTCTCGAACACATGCTGGCATCCGGCGCGGCACAAAAGCCGACGTTTGCGATCTTTAGCGGAGATTTGATCACTATGCCCGATACACTCCCTTCACGCATTACCAACCTCCTCGCACTTCTCAATCGCCATTATCCCACCTATTACATCGCGTTTGGCAAACACGACATCGAATGTGGCAACCAATGTGTTGACGTCTGGAACAAACTTTTTTTTCATATAAAAAACCCTACAAAAAAAGATCGTATCTTGTATCATTCATTTGATCATGAGAACACGCACTTCGTCCTCCTCTCATCCGACTATCCGCTCAAGCACGGTGTGGACGATGCGCAATTGGCATGGCTTGATGATGATCTCACCAAAACAGACAAAGAAAATATCATCGTTGTTTCTCACGTGCCACCAATTAACTTTTACAAAGAATCCACCGAAACGTGTCATGACATGACCTGTGACGAGGCACGACGCATGCGCCTCCAAAACATCCTCGCTAAACATCATGTCGACCTCGTCCTCTCCGGACATGAACACACATTCGATCACAGGATCGTCGACAATGTCGTGTATATCCTCGCTGGCAATGTTGGTAATGGTAAGCGATACAAAAACACACTGTGGCAAAGCAGCTTCCTCTACATCACTATCGATGGACCACACATCACATTGAAACTACTCGACGAAAACGGCAATGCCCTCCAGCAAAAGCCGATCAAATAG
- the rplK gene encoding 50S ribosomal protein L11, which yields MAEKKIKTIIKLQIPAGKANPAPPVGPALGQHGLNIQEFCSQFNEASKERMGDIVPVAITVYEDRTFKFVMKTSPASDLLKKAAGAQKGASNPVTDKVGKVTKAQVREIAETKMEDLNAANVESAMKIIEGTARSMGITVEE from the coding sequence ATGGCAGAAAAGAAGATCAAGACAATCATCAAATTGCAGATTCCGGCAGGAAAAGCAAACCCTGCTCCTCCGGTCGGTCCGGCATTGGGTCAACATGGGCTCAATATTCAGGAGTTTTGTTCACAGTTCAATGAGGCATCCAAAGAACGTATGGGTGATATCGTCCCAGTTGCGATCACGGTGTATGAAGATCGCACATTTAAATTTGTGATGAAAACATCACCGGCATCGGATCTGCTCAAGAAGGCAGCCGGAGCACAAAAAGGCGCAAGTAATCCTGTAACGGATAAAGTGGGCAAAGTGACCAAAGCGCAGGTGCGCGAGATCGCAGAAACAAAGATGGAGGATCTCAATGCGGCAAATGTGGAATCCGCGATGAAGATCATCGAAGGCACAGCACGATCTATGGGTATTACAGTAGAAGAATAG
- the secE gene encoding preprotein translocase subunit SecE — MEKIKQFLREAYGELRRVSWPTREQTIQYTTLVVVISVAIALFLGILDYIFGGIIKDVLFK, encoded by the coding sequence ATGGAGAAAATCAAACAATTTTTGCGGGAGGCCTATGGCGAATTGCGCAGAGTGTCATGGCCGACGCGTGAACAAACGATCCAATACACGACGCTGGTTGTCGTGATCAGTGTGGCAATCGCACTTTTCCTCGGGATATTGGATTATATCTTTGGTGGCATTATCAAAGATGTGCTTTTCAAATAA
- a CDS encoding NUDIX hydrolase, whose product MQKIKCKNNFDKLVELPINKFVFRPSVYGIILDKGEAVFMKNKSNGKLWFPGGGIEIGETLEVALKREIMEETGLKVNMGEMTLFKENFFYYEPLDEAYHAFLFFFICKAKNKNLSDSTDLESKNPKWMKIKEVKKNQISDLADDLYKLLQKIED is encoded by the coding sequence ATGCAAAAAATTAAATGTAAAAATAATTTCGACAAATTAGTCGAATTGCCGATCAACAAATTTGTTTTTAGGCCGAGTGTATATGGAATAATATTGGATAAGGGTGAAGCGGTTTTCATGAAAAATAAAAGTAATGGTAAACTCTGGTTCCCAGGCGGAGGCATTGAAATCGGGGAAACTCTGGAGGTGGCATTAAAAAGAGAAATTATGGAAGAAACCGGTCTCAAAGTCAACATGGGTGAGATGACCCTATTCAAAGAAAATTTTTTCTACTACGAGCCGTTGGATGAGGCTTATCATGCTTTCCTATTTTTTTTCATATGTAAAGCTAAAAATAAAAACCTTTCTGACTCCACCGACTTGGAATCAAAAAATCCAAAGTGGATGAAAATCAAAGAAGTCAAGAAAAATCAAATTAGCGATCTAGCCGATGATTTGTATAAATTATTACAGAAGATCGAGGATTAG
- a CDS encoding NUDIX domain-containing protein produces MHPLDKLCRPVVTAIIRKNIGNIPHILMQTRWKPKEDPLYSGTLELPAGHLDAFEDIHEALKREVFEETGLHVRVISPDTRTKTFSPREDGAFGFQPFCAHQQIKNGLPWIGFAFLCEVEDGEFVAQESETRDQKWLPESDIEMMVKNAPEKIFTFHLAALAYYFEKK; encoded by the coding sequence ATGCACCCACTAGATAAACTATGCCGTCCTGTAGTCACTGCGATCATCAGGAAGAACATCGGCAACATACCTCACATCCTTATGCAAACACGGTGGAAACCAAAAGAAGATCCCCTCTACAGTGGCACGCTGGAATTGCCGGCTGGACATTTGGATGCGTTCGAGGATATACATGAAGCTCTAAAACGTGAGGTTTTCGAGGAAACCGGTTTGCATGTGCGTGTCATTTCACCGGATACGCGAACAAAAACTTTCTCACCACGTGAGGACGGTGCATTTGGTTTTCAACCGTTTTGTGCTCATCAACAGATCAAAAATGGCTTACCCTGGATCGGATTTGCCTTTTTATGCGAAGTTGAAGATGGTGAATTTGTCGCGCAAGAAAGTGAAACACGCGACCAAAAATGGCTGCCGGAATCTGACATCGAAATGATGGTCAAAAATGCTCCTGAAAAAATATTTACATTTCACCTTGCGGCACTCGCATACTATTTTGAGAAAAAATAA
- a CDS encoding AAA family ATPase, with translation MAKIIIGLAGEMASGKGTVAQYLVAEKKASTHRFSTMLRDVLDRLHIEQSRDNLQELSRIIRETYGQDALAHVMAEDVKKDPAEVIVVDGVRRMDDIVFLKQIPEFKLVYIDVDIKTRYERIIKRSENTDDRDKTFEQFEAESKADAELQIAGLKEYADVVLDNNSDIENLYAQIDILLSDIE, from the coding sequence ATGGCAAAGATCATTATCGGACTTGCGGGAGAGATGGCGAGCGGCAAGGGTACAGTCGCGCAATATTTGGTGGCGGAGAAAAAAGCGTCAACACATCGTTTTTCGACAATGTTGCGTGATGTGTTGGATCGCTTGCATATTGAACAGTCGCGGGACAATTTACAAGAACTTTCACGGATCATTCGAGAAACATATGGACAAGACGCGCTTGCGCATGTGATGGCGGAAGATGTCAAAAAGGATCCTGCGGAAGTGATCGTGGTGGATGGTGTGCGACGGATGGATGACATTGTCTTCCTCAAACAAATTCCGGAGTTCAAGCTCGTGTATATCGATGTGGATATCAAGACACGTTATGAACGCATCATCAAGCGCAGTGAAAATACTGATGATCGTGACAAAACATTTGAGCAGTTCGAAGCAGAGAGCAAGGCAGATGCAGAATTACAAATCGCCGGACTCAAAGAATATGCTGATGTTGTGCTTGATAATAACAGCGATATTGAGAATCTTTACGCGCAGATCGACATACTACTTTCCGATATAGAGTAA
- a CDS encoding ATP-binding protein has translation MYIERKIEPLILDYLGKREILAIVGPRQSGKTTLLKKIQGQLENSIFLNFEDRDDLELFEQDIKGFAKKYFHHKYIFIDEFQYSKNGGKLLKYLFDTFPENKIIISGSSTIDLTIHAIKYLVGRVFVFNLYQLDFEEFLRFRDGNLFKIYEENKKIVDLKNNKVGTLDVSKNINGQMNNILEEFIIWGGYPRVVLAEDMKEKEMILKNIYNTYFLRDVKDLLGLADDFRLSRLLRALSVQIGQLIAYNELGNISGYDYITLKKYINILEKTFICKTIRPFFVNKRTEIVKNPKVYFFDTGLRNYVIDDFNKLENRLDKGFLYENFIATQFIKKDMEMNFWRTKTGAEVDFVIDANNEKIPLESKSGFSSAKISKSLTSFIREYNPRCAVIANESSIEIEKKSKTQIYLLPHWIV, from the coding sequence ATGTATATAGAGCGAAAAATTGAGCCTCTCATTCTAGACTATTTGGGAAAAAGAGAAATTTTGGCAATTGTCGGTCCGCGGCAATCCGGAAAGACAACTCTTCTCAAAAAGATTCAGGGGCAACTGGAAAATTCGATTTTTTTGAATTTTGAAGACCGAGATGATCTGGAACTTTTTGAGCAGGATATCAAAGGGTTTGCAAAAAAATATTTTCATCATAAATATATTTTTATCGATGAGTTTCAATATTCCAAAAATGGGGGGAAACTATTGAAATATTTGTTCGATACTTTTCCGGAAAACAAGATTATTATTTCCGGCTCCTCAACTATCGATTTGACAATCCATGCCATTAAATATTTGGTTGGACGCGTTTTTGTTTTCAATTTGTATCAACTGGATTTTGAAGAATTTTTGCGCTTTAGAGACGGAAACCTTTTTAAAATTTATGAGGAAAATAAAAAAATAGTTGATTTGAAAAATAATAAAGTCGGCACACTTGATGTCTCAAAAAATATCAATGGGCAAATGAATAATATTTTGGAGGAATTTATTATCTGGGGAGGATACCCGCGTGTCGTCTTGGCTGAAGATATGAAAGAAAAGGAAATGATCCTCAAAAATATTTATAATACCTATTTCTTACGAGACGTTAAGGACTTGCTTGGTTTGGCTGATGATTTTAGACTTTCCAGGTTATTGCGTGCACTTTCGGTACAAATTGGTCAACTGATTGCCTATAACGAGTTGGGAAACATCTCCGGATATGATTATATAACCCTTAAGAAATATATAAACATTTTGGAAAAAACATTCATTTGCAAAACAATTCGACCATTTTTTGTAAATAAGAGAACGGAAATTGTGAAAAACCCAAAAGTGTATTTTTTTGATACGGGACTGCGCAATTACGTCATTGATGACTTTAATAAGTTGGAGAATAGGCTGGATAAAGGTTTTTTGTATGAAAATTTCATTGCCACCCAATTTATTAAAAAGGACATGGAAATGAATTTTTGGCGTACCAAAACTGGTGCTGAAGTGGATTTTGTGATCGACGCTAATAATGAAAAAATTCCCTTGGAAAGTAAAAGCGGTTTCTCCAGTGCCAAAATATCAAAATCGTTGACATCGTTTATCAGAGAATATAATCCACGATGTGCAGTAATTGCCAATGAGAGTTCAATTGAAATTGAAAAGAAAAGCAAAACGCAAATTTATCTTTTGCCACATTGGATCGTATAG
- a CDS encoding GIY-YIG nuclease family protein — translation MYYVYVLKSEKDQKNYTGYTKNLKLRFEQHKKGLVDSTKDRRPLKLIYYEASLNQQDATHREKYLKTYYGKMFLKNRLKSYLTG, via the coding sequence ATGTATTATGTATACGTATTGAAGAGTGAGAAAGATCAAAAAAATTATACAGGGTATACTAAAAATTTAAAATTACGATTTGAACAACATAAAAAAGGTTTGGTTGATTCCACAAAAGACAGAAGGCCGTTAAAATTGATTTATTATGAAGCATCACTTAATCAGCAAGATGCAACACACAGAGAAAAGTATCTCAAAACATATTACGGTAAAATGTTTCTCAAGAATCGGCTCAAATCGTATTTAACAGGGTAA
- a CDS encoding Fic family protein, with protein MVDNKLNKRQDAILVFIEINKTASIGQILAHVQESIGEVTRITISRDLEKMLELNLIGRQGAGRAVIYQLSPQYSILKKIDIEKYFATDADQRDIGEKFNFDIFDHLKNIFNDTEKKKLLELNEIYRDKIKNIFPDALRKEIERLNIDFSWKSSKIEGNTYSLLETEQLIKNQQEALGHTKEEMIMILNHKKALDYIGNNRKNFQLVSVSKIENIHSLIVDSLHVTKNLRKTMVGITGTKYKPLDNEFQIREALEKSCQLVNKTGDVFEKAVILMLLIAYIQPFVDGNKRTSRLSGNAILQSFDSCPLSYRNMDEIEYKKAILLFYEQNNISYFKELFLKQFEFAVENYFG; from the coding sequence ATGGTAGACAACAAGTTAAACAAAAGGCAAGATGCCATTTTAGTCTTTATTGAGATCAATAAAACTGCCTCTATTGGGCAGATACTTGCACATGTTCAAGAAAGCATTGGAGAAGTGACCAGAATTACTATTTCCAGAGATTTGGAGAAAATGCTTGAACTCAATCTTATTGGGAGGCAGGGAGCCGGGCGGGCAGTTATTTATCAATTATCTCCTCAATACTCTATACTTAAGAAAATCGATATCGAAAAGTATTTTGCTACTGATGCCGATCAGCGGGATATCGGGGAGAAGTTTAACTTTGATATCTTTGATCATCTAAAAAACATTTTTAACGATACTGAGAAAAAAAAGCTACTGGAGCTGAATGAAATTTACAGGGACAAAATAAAAAACATCTTTCCTGATGCTCTCAGGAAAGAAATTGAGAGACTCAATATCGATTTCAGTTGGAAGTCGTCAAAAATTGAAGGGAATACCTACAGTCTTCTGGAAACGGAACAACTGATTAAGAATCAACAAGAAGCATTGGGACACACCAAGGAAGAGATGATCATGATCCTTAATCACAAGAAGGCTCTGGACTATATCGGGAACAACAGAAAAAATTTCCAGTTAGTATCGGTTTCCAAAATAGAAAACATCCACTCACTGATAGTGGATAGTTTGCATGTGACCAAAAATTTGCGAAAAACCATGGTCGGAATAACTGGGACAAAATACAAGCCGCTTGACAATGAATTTCAGATCAGAGAGGCTCTAGAAAAATCCTGTCAGCTTGTGAACAAAACAGGAGATGTTTTTGAGAAAGCTGTTATTCTGATGCTTCTTATTGCCTATATTCAGCCATTTGTCGATGGAAATAAACGAACCAGTCGGTTATCCGGCAATGCAATTCTACAGTCCTTTGATTCTTGCCCGCTTTCTTACCGTAACATGGACGAAATAGAATACAAAAAAGCGATTCTTCTATTCTATGAGCAAAATAATATTTCATATTTCAAGGAATTATTTTTGAAGCAGTTTGAATTTGCGGTGGAAAATTATTTTGGATAA
- a CDS encoding dCMP deaminase family protein produces MKGDKRKDYLDWDETFMLMSMLIAQRSKDPSTQVGACIVGQNNVIIGLGYNGHPRGCHDDKIPWKREGKVLDVKYTYVVHAEANAIMNANSSVKGCRMYISLFPCNECAKIIIQSGIAEVVYTSDKYADVDIFKASRKMLRMAGVKLRRYVPKNELLLQKIKKKK; encoded by the coding sequence ATGAAAGGTGATAAGAGAAAAGATTATTTGGACTGGGATGAAACATTTATGCTCATGAGCATGCTTATTGCACAGAGATCCAAAGATCCATCGACACAAGTGGGTGCATGCATCGTCGGTCAGAATAATGTGATCATTGGACTGGGATACAATGGACATCCGCGTGGGTGTCATGATGACAAAATACCATGGAAGCGTGAGGGAAAAGTATTAGATGTAAAATACACGTACGTTGTTCATGCGGAGGCAAATGCGATCATGAATGCAAACAGTTCTGTGAAAGGTTGTCGGATGTATATTAGTCTTTTTCCTTGCAATGAATGTGCAAAGATAATCATCCAGAGCGGGATTGCTGAGGTCGTATATACCTCTGACAAATATGCAGATGTGGACATATTCAAAGCGTCACGTAAGATGTTGCGTATGGCGGGCGTGAAGTTACGTCGGTACGTACCAAAAAATGAATTGCTTTTGCAAAAGATAAAAAAGAAGAAATAA
- a CDS encoding ATP-binding protein, whose protein sequence is MDYNFVTNIESCHIVVPHLLWYTHIPTMIIALFMGGFVLLKSRSLLGYILCGISMSFALWVVADLMTWLSVDSSQIMFWWSVFNIFSSMYQILGLYFIYVFVDGKDAHVRSKIVWGALLLPLIVFMSSEWSLVNFNAVNCEASEGVYYNAYAFILTAVISLWVVALLTNRYFRAAGDNRKKIAILGMSVFIYIVSDFVAGILVWLGYITYEIQMYGLFGILFFIVTLAYLIVQYGAMDIKLARAQALVWSLIFLIGAQFFFIGNPTNRVLNSIAFVLVCIIGYGVVKSVKREEMQKDRLMKFSKDLARANAELKRLDNAKSEFISIASHQLRTPLTAIKGYISLILEGAYGENTDKTDDALNKIFLANERLIQLVEDMLNLTRIESGRLEYRLEDDVHVEDILNELKDMFILRAQDKKLELEIQTPDGQLPAIKADKSKLREVISNLMDNAIKYTKEGFVHVIAEKDGEVVRVTIKDSGMGISEESLKTLFAKFSRGTDSTKVYTDGSGLGLYVGKNLIESQGGHIYAKSDGVDKGSEFIIEMPIAKGN, encoded by the coding sequence ATGGATTATAATTTTGTGACAAATATTGAATCGTGTCATATAGTAGTTCCTCATCTGTTATGGTATACGCATATTCCCACGATGATCATTGCCTTGTTTATGGGTGGTTTTGTATTACTTAAAAGTAGATCGTTGCTCGGATATATTTTATGCGGGATCAGCATGTCGTTCGCGTTGTGGGTTGTTGCGGATCTGATGACATGGCTCAGCGTGGACAGTTCTCAGATTATGTTTTGGTGGTCTGTGTTTAATATATTTTCTTCCATGTACCAAATCTTAGGGTTATATTTTATCTATGTTTTTGTCGATGGTAAAGATGCACATGTGCGGAGTAAAATAGTGTGGGGCGCTTTGTTGTTGCCATTGATTGTTTTTATGTCGTCAGAGTGGAGTTTGGTGAATTTCAATGCGGTAAACTGTGAAGCCTCGGAAGGTGTGTATTATAATGCGTATGCGTTTATATTAACAGCTGTGATTTCTTTGTGGGTTGTTGCTCTTTTGACTAATCGATACTTTCGCGCTGCTGGTGATAATCGCAAAAAAATTGCAATTCTGGGCATGAGTGTGTTTATCTATATTGTGTCTGATTTTGTTGCTGGTATATTGGTTTGGTTGGGATACATCACATACGAAATTCAGATGTATGGACTGTTTGGAATATTGTTTTTTATAGTTACGTTAGCATATTTGATCGTTCAATACGGTGCAATGGATATCAAGCTTGCGCGGGCGCAGGCTTTGGTGTGGTCGCTCATTTTTCTCATCGGGGCGCAGTTCTTTTTTATCGGTAATCCTACTAACAGAGTGCTCAATAGTATCGCGTTTGTGTTGGTGTGCATCATCGGTTATGGGGTGGTCAAGAGTGTGAAACGTGAAGAGATGCAGAAGGATCGGTTGATGAAGTTCTCCAAGGATCTGGCGCGTGCCAATGCCGAGCTCAAGCGATTGGACAATGCAAAATCGGAATTTATCTCGATCGCGTCGCATCAATTGCGCACGCCGCTTACGGCGATCAAAGGATATATCTCTCTCATTCTCGAGGGGGCGTATGGAGAGAATACGGACAAGACGGATGATGCACTCAACAAGATCTTTCTCGCCAATGAACGACTCATCCAACTTGTGGAGGATATGCTCAATCTCACGCGCATCGAGTCGGGGCGACTGGAATATCGTTTGGAAGATGATGTGCATGTGGAGGATATTTTGAATGAGCTCAAAGACATGTTCATCTTGCGCGCGCAGGACAAGAAATTGGAGCTGGAGATCCAGACACCGGATGGACAATTACCGGCGATCAAAGCGGACAAATCCAAATTACGGGAAGTGATCTCAAATTTGATGGACAATGCGATCAAATATACCAAGGAGGGATTTGTGCATGTTATCGCAGAAAAAGATGGTGAGGTCGTGCGTGTGACCATAAAGGATTCCGGCATGGGCATCTCCGAAGAATCGCTCAAGACACTTTTTGCCAAGTTTTCACGCGGGACGGATTCGACCAAAGTCTATACCGATGGATCGGGATTGGGATTGTATGTGGGCAAGAACTTGATCGAATCACAGGGTGGGCACATTTACGCCAAATCAGACGGCGTCGACAAAGGCTCGGAATTCATCATCGAAATGCCGATCGCGAAAGGAAATTAG
- the nusG gene encoding transcription termination/antitermination protein NusG, which yields MAKQTQHHGKAWYVLHTYSGYEDNVARNLRQRIESMDMQDYIFDVIVPVEKKIKIKNGKRVTVEEKIYPGYVLVQMVVTDASWYVVRNTPNVTGFIGLGTTPTPVDANEITSIKKKMGQNEPKYRIDVKKGESIKIVDGPFKDFDGEVKEIDEAKGKVKVFVLVFGRETPVELDFLQIKKL from the coding sequence ATGGCAAAACAAACGCAACATCACGGCAAGGCGTGGTATGTTCTTCATACATATTCCGGTTACGAGGATAATGTGGCACGCAATTTGCGACAACGTATCGAATCCATGGACATGCAAGACTACATTTTTGATGTGATCGTCCCTGTGGAAAAAAAGATCAAGATCAAAAACGGCAAACGTGTAACAGTGGAAGAAAAAATTTATCCCGGATATGTATTGGTGCAGATGGTGGTGACGGATGCGTCATGGTATGTGGTGCGCAATACGCCAAATGTAACAGGATTTATCGGACTTGGGACAACGCCGACACCTGTAGATGCCAACGAGATCACTTCCATCAAAAAGAAGATGGGACAAAATGAACCGAAATATCGTATTGATGTAAAGAAAGGGGAAAGCATCAAGATCGTCGATGGACCGTTCAAAGACTTTGATGGAGAAGTAAAAGAGATCGATGAAGCAAAAGGAAAGGTCAAGGTGTTTGTGCTCGTATTTGGTCGCGAAACACCGGTAGAACTGGACTTTCTCCAGATCAAAAAACTTTAA